The Thiorhodovibrio litoralis genome includes a window with the following:
- a CDS encoding ISNCY family transposase, whose translation MRDILRAQMQLGECDIAAIQFDCFSRDDIPRLLRGLQHIYTTEALRNEVFAILADVLPVRADGEEFVSAQTGRPGMSQWRILVLGTLRLGLNADYDRVQELANQHRLVRQMLGHSDWADEHRYSLQTLKDNLRLFTPELLAGINAVVVKAGHDLVKPHPDSPLEARCDSFVVETDVHFPTDINLLQDAVRKTIETSAAFCSDHGLSDWRQSAYNIRCLKRAYRRVQQLKRSTSKDEAKRAAREEEIDAAYGAYLDIAEQFLTRARDTRYKLVVFHHVPAEQFTALNDYIDYAELFIEQIDRRVLQGERIPHAEKVFSIFEPHTEWVSKGKASTPVELGVRVAISEDQFGFILQHRVMFGETDDQVAVPIATHLKACYPRIKSLSFDKGFHSPSNQKQLAEVIDFPVLPKKGKCNAAEREREQDPAFRRRKRRHSAVESAINALEAHGLDRCPDHGADGFERYVALAVLGRNIHRLGAILIAADAEAERRRRRQLKRAA comes from the coding sequence ATGCGTGACATCCTTCGTGCCCAGATGCAACTTGGCGAATGCGACATCGCTGCCATCCAGTTCGACTGCTTCTCCCGCGATGACATCCCGCGCCTGCTACGGGGCTTGCAGCACATCTACACCACCGAGGCGCTGCGCAATGAGGTCTTCGCCATCCTCGCCGATGTACTGCCGGTGCGCGCCGACGGCGAGGAGTTCGTCAGTGCCCAGACCGGGCGTCCGGGCATGTCGCAATGGCGCATTCTGGTCTTGGGCACCTTGCGCTTGGGGTTGAATGCCGACTACGACCGGGTGCAAGAACTCGCCAACCAGCATCGCCTGGTGCGCCAGATGCTCGGCCACAGCGACTGGGCCGACGAGCATCGCTACAGCCTGCAAACTCTCAAAGACAACCTGCGCCTGTTCACCCCGGAGCTGCTCGCGGGCATCAATGCCGTGGTGGTCAAGGCTGGACATGACTTGGTGAAACCGCATCCGGACTCCCCGCTGGAAGCGCGCTGCGATTCCTTCGTCGTTGAAACCGATGTGCACTTCCCCACCGACATCAATCTGCTCCAGGACGCCGTGCGCAAGACCATCGAGACCTCGGCGGCTTTCTGCAGCGACCATGGTCTGAGTGACTGGCGCCAGAGCGCCTACAACATCCGTTGCTTGAAACGAGCCTATCGGCGCGTGCAGCAACTCAAGCGCTCCACCTCCAAGGATGAAGCCAAGCGTGCGGCACGCGAAGAGGAGATCGATGCCGCTTACGGCGCTTACCTCGACATTGCCGAGCAGTTCCTCACTCGCGCCCGGGACACCCGCTACAAGCTCGTGGTGTTCCATCATGTCCCAGCCGAACAGTTCACCGCGCTCAATGATTACATCGACTATGCCGAACTGTTCATCGAACAGATCGATCGCCGTGTCTTGCAGGGCGAGCGCATCCCCCATGCCGAGAAGGTCTTCTCCATCTTCGAGCCTCATACCGAGTGGGTCAGCAAAGGCAAGGCCAGCACCCCGGTCGAGCTTGGCGTGCGCGTGGCCATCAGCGAGGATCAGTTTGGTTTCATCCTCCAGCATCGGGTGATGTTCGGTGAAACCGATGACCAAGTTGCCGTACCCATCGCCACCCACCTCAAAGCCTGCTACCCACGCATCAAAAGCCTCAGTTTCGACAAAGGCTTTCACAGCCCGAGCAACCAAAAGCAACTCGCCGAGGTGATCGACTTCCCCGTGCTGCCCAAGAAAGGCAAGTGCAACGCCGCCGAGCGTGAGCGCGAGCAAGATCCCGCATTCCGCCGGCGCAAACGCCGGCACTCGGCGGTTGAATCAGCCATCAATGCGCTCGAAGCCCATGGCCTCGACCGCTGTCCCGATCATGGCGCGGACGGCTTCGAGCGCTATGTCGCCCTCGCGGTGCTTGGGCGCAACATCCACCGCCTCGGCGCCATCCTCATCGCCGCTGATGCCGAGGCCGAACGCCGTCGGCGCCGACAACTCAAACGCGCCGCTTAA
- a CDS encoding putative hemolysin, protein MHSFIPLFGSTIVVCSLMVSTVIADDRDPTKLANPASAHCQKTGGELSIRQRADGGEYGVCLFEDNRQCEEWALLRGECPAGGLKITGYDNEAEIYCAITGGEVDMAAKTCKTHQGILCDLTAYFSGLCPKPASP, encoded by the coding sequence ATGCACTCGTTCATTCCGTTATTTGGTTCGACCATCGTGGTCTGCAGCCTGATGGTCTCCACAGTAATCGCGGACGACAGAGACCCAACCAAACTCGCCAACCCGGCTTCAGCGCATTGCCAAAAGACAGGCGGTGAACTGTCTATCCGCCAGCGTGCAGACGGCGGCGAATACGGGGTCTGCCTCTTTGAAGACAATCGCCAGTGCGAAGAATGGGCTCTGTTGCGCGGCGAGTGTCCTGCCGGCGGGCTGAAAATCACCGGCTATGACAACGAGGCCGAGATCTACTGCGCCATCACTGGCGGCGAGGTGGACATGGCCGCCAAGACTTGCAAAACACACCAGGGTATTCTTTGCGATTTGACGGCCTATTTCAGCGGGCTCTGCCCGAAACCCGCTTCCCCATAG
- a CDS encoding response regulator transcription factor encodes MRVLLVEDDAQLGAYLKKALAEMGAVVDVAEDGREGLLMAAASDYDLLLLDRMLPQVDGLTILRTLRASGDRTPVLILSALGDVDDRVEGLRAGGDDYLVKPPVFSELQARIEALMRRASPTEAASTRLRLGDLEMDLLMREVTRAGERIVLQPREFRLLEYLLRHAGQVVTRTMLLEHVWDYHFDPQTNVIDVHVSRLRGKIDKGFGYPLLHTVRGAGYVMRVPDAPEAER; translated from the coding sequence ATGCGGGTGCTGTTGGTTGAGGATGATGCGCAGCTTGGTGCGTATCTGAAGAAAGCGTTGGCAGAGATGGGCGCTGTGGTGGATGTGGCTGAGGATGGCCGCGAGGGGTTGCTGATGGCGGCGGCGAGCGACTACGACTTGCTGTTGCTGGACCGGATGTTGCCGCAGGTCGATGGGCTGACGATTCTTCGGACGCTGCGCGCTTCTGGGGATCGGACGCCGGTCTTGATTTTGAGTGCCTTGGGCGATGTGGACGATCGGGTCGAGGGGCTGCGCGCTGGCGGGGATGATTATCTGGTCAAGCCGCCGGTGTTTTCGGAGTTGCAGGCGCGGATCGAGGCGCTGATGCGACGCGCATCACCGACCGAGGCGGCGAGTACGCGGTTGCGCTTGGGCGATCTGGAGATGGATTTGCTGATGCGCGAGGTGACGCGCGCCGGGGAACGCATTGTGCTGCAGCCGCGCGAGTTCCGACTGCTGGAATATCTGCTGCGCCATGCCGGTCAGGTGGTCACCCGCACCATGCTGTTGGAACATGTCTGGGACTATCATTTCGATCCGCAGACCAATGTGATCGACGTTCATGTCAGTCGGCTGCGTGGCAAGATCGATAAGGGGTTTGGCTACCCGCTGCTGCATACCGTGCGCGGGGCGGGTTATGTCATGCGAGTGCCGGATGCGCCTGAGGCGGAGCGCTGA